gggagactacggaaaggaggtgattccgtccatttcttcctaattcccgtgaaaaacggcccggaagatgcggcggcgCACAAcgctggcacgctccagtcgaactctctgtagagaatagtgcgccagaacgcctgaagccgtatcttcgtggccgttttttacggcaattaggaagaaatggatggaatcacccccctctccatagcctcccatcccgtatacgaatactccacctgaaatccgtaccacctcagattcgtggagtgatgcctttaagtggaaTCACACAATTCAATCATTTTTCTGCTACATTCCTTGGATTGTAGTAGCCGTTTCTAAGGTTGACGTAGTCCGGAATAGAATTCCTATTCTCCGTTATCCGTAATAACCATGGTAGACTAATAAGTTGAGTTCGAACCATTGATTGAaaggaacacttttttttgaggcCAGGCATGCAGTTTGACTTCTAGGGATTTTTCCAAGAACTCAAACTGTTTGTGTTAGTTTTCCTACCTGtggcatgttttttttccaataaataaaCTGGCGCCAGTACTTTTCCAAGATcacttattacttattttaagTCTGTACTTGATTACTGGGTCATCTGCCGATCAATAAAATTATATTCCCAGAAATCCACCATTATGCTGTACACAATTCTCTAAACGCACAACATTGCTTTttgattttcgattttcttttgttggcCACTTTTATCGCCGTGAATTTAATCACATTTGTGCGAGTAACTCCTTTTTAAAGCAACAAGCATCGAAATCCATAAACATTTCCGTCCGACGTTTCTTCACGCGAGCTGCGGACGATGCATTTGATTAGACGCGCAGTGTAACATTCGTTTCGTGAGAAATTCGGTACGTGATTGCGTACCGATTGCGGATTATCGCTGAAATCCCAGCATTCCACAAATAACATCAATAGAACAGCAGAAAACAGCTGTTCCACGGAACAACTCGTGTTTTCAACGCGATCCGCCCGCGCCGTGagcgccgccgccgccgccgccatcTCACCCGTGCTACAACTCGCTTCAAACAACGCTCATAACATCCCATTAAGTCAGCcagctatttttatttacgtcCTGTAGCTTAGCCAGCTTAGcataaacaacaataatttaggtgagaaaaaaataaaactacagtatgaaaatagagaaaaacacGATAGAATTCGCTctgaccacaaaaaaaaactgctcctttttttcttttttccacccACAGTTCCCGTATTTCCTTATAGTTTATAGTAGAGCCTTATTAGCATTtactttaattattattttattatatttacaatTAGCATTTACCTAGTAAGATCTCTCACCACATACAACAATTaggattaattaattagtaatttcaataaatttcttcaattctcCGAACTtcacgaaaatatttttgttcgcTTTATTCTAATTAATTCCTGCACAAGgtaaatttataatttagtgcaatatataatattttttaacgAATGAATCTTCGACGCTCTGCTTACaattaacaaaaaagacattctttttaaaaatgagtATATACAGGTGTGAAAAGCCCAGAATCTACAACCGTGTGGTATTCTTAACTATCATTATAAGTACTATAACTAATCACTtaattctttccttccttcgaTTCGAGCAAAActtgtaaaaaaagagatggaacTCTattagaaaaacatgaaaatgaaaacaaaaaataaaataaatgataaaaaaaataccctTAGGAAATCAAACTACGAACAGAAGCAAATTCTTGAAGGGAGGAATGAAAAAACTGATTGAAACGACCAAGAACACAAGCAAAAAATCAGATAAATAACGATATTTATACAGAAGAAAGGTAATCGATCAATTCCTCTCTATTTTCCAACCACAAAACCTCAGGTACTGTGTTTGCGGACGTAAGAACaaccttcttcaaaaattcgaaaaaaaaaccacgactttttttttagaaaggaaACCTTTGTTAAGATACGTTacattgaaattaattaaattaattaattattaaatgatTATTCGATTCGCTTATTCGAGAGGAATCGGAATCTTTCGCAGAGATattcgaggaaaaaagttgttgctaacaaaacaaattctaCAAAATTCTCCGATTTTAGAAAAGCAAAACTCTcccgaaaaaaagagtaggGCTGTATTAAAATATagacaaaaaaggagaaaatcgagaaatcatttcattatttaattTAGTGTGTTGTTGTACGTTTTTATGTGACACATTTTCAGATTTGAGATTTGAGTTGAAGTAGTAGtgtggaaaaaattctttttttttctgagtttacTTGCGTTAAGCCGTTCTTATACTTATGACAGAGAAAATAGCAGACAAATCCGAAAACGTACAACAACACACTAAATTAAATAACGAAATGAACTCTCgactttctccttttttgtctATATTTTAATACAGtcctgcacttttttttcgggagaATTTTGCTgacgaagaattagcgatcctactgtacacctaaaaaaaactcgtagaCAAGTAACAGCTGTTCCCTTTTAGGTGACATTTTTACGTTACGGTGTAATTTTGTGTAAATTGACCGGAgtattctttccattttgtAGATCATtctattattcattcattcattcattcatccgttcaatttctatcatttatttatttattaacattACCACTAATCAAccggaagaaaacaaaaacaaaggaaaaacgcCTGATTCAGAATATTGATATTGACAGAAAATTAGAGCTCTACTTACTGTCATTGGAAATCGACGCAACCGTTTTTGTGGCGGATAACATATGGAACATATTATTATCTGGAATTTCATTGTCAAAACACTCGcattatgaaaataaagttctcggattttgtcgaaaaaaaccaaagcgCGATATGCTTGAAATTTTAATCGTTTAATCGTTGATTTCggtttttcattcaaatctttttctttggttcGCCACGATTGTTGGTCTTTAGTTGTTTTCTCTTCGTAGATAGAATGGGGGGAGGAGGGCGGACAAAGAGAGGGGTGGTGCAAAGCAAATCCAGcattctatttcatttataattCTTTCTCCTCAatcattcatttctctttctttcattcgttCGGGCATTCAAATTCAtctcattcattcaattcGACTCTGCTTCCTCTGTACATTTTTATTCAATCATTtagtcattcgaacactcgtATTCCTCATTTTTATGCTTCTCACTCATTATGCTTCATTcatctaataataatatttccgAAAtcatcattatattattttcattcttatctTCATTATTATGCTCATTTTTATGTATTCATCCAATTTTGCTAATTCCTTTCTTCctattcaaaatttatttttatccgttCATAtattcatccatttcttttattcatctattctcttattttgttagaattcgttttttttttaaattttagattaGAATTATTAGAATTCGTTAGAAGCGAAATCATTCATGCTGAATCTTTTTACCgcctatttattttattttattcttgctactcattcattcattcattcattcagtcagtcagtcagtcctatgaattcattcattcattcaaccCTGtaaattcatccattcattcgttcattcattcaaatcGGTGGATTCATTCACTTATTCGTTCAACTCTgtgcattcattcattctatgGATTCATTCATCAAATCCTATGGATTCATTCATTGAACACGACCTCTTGTTACTTTGTAATTTCGTGGTTGCACAGCATAGAGATAGTTATAAgaagtcggtttttttttgcgatactTCCGCAGCATCTCATCGCTCACATGTCATCCACTAAGCGCTGCTGATTCGGGAGGAATCGTCTTTCGCAGAGATTTATAGCATTTTCTCATGGAAAATCTAATCGAGCAGAAGCAGCGAGCACAGCGAAGGCTtatctttcatccttttttttctctaaaaattcaaaagatcaTTATGGAACTATTGAGGAGCTATCAGCAACTGCATAAGCACACAGAAACAAATattctgatctttttttctagaaaatgaaaaattagtatATTTTAAGcgaacaacaaaacaactaaACAAAAGCGATGAGGATTTAGGATTATTTAGGTGAGGATCCATTTAGGATCATTTATGAATAACTTTAGCAAAATCTAACATTAGCGTTAGTTTAGTAGAAATATGCGCTGATATTCGAATGATCATTCGAACATTCAAATAGTTTTCGTCAAAGCAAAAACGCAGTTGGATAAGCTTATGTAAATGCACAAAAGATCATTGCACaaagatttttcaagaagaaaatcttttcagaaaattcaactattcttttaaagtggatttttgatgtacaaaaaaaaattcattcaggTAATTAAGTCGAACTAggggattttgaaaaaaaaagacttttctcaattttcaacCAGAAAATTATCGAATGTCATCACTTTAAACATGTGACACGCCTCAACTGTTAACTGTCCGATGCAATAGAATTCGTAAAtagccagtttttttttcccgtttaAACGGCTCCGCAGCGTTTTGAAGCAATTCTCAAGGAAATATAAGCATTTCAAAGGATTTTAATGACTTTACTACGTGATTCCTGTGGATCCAATagcttttgttttcgttttcataaGTAATCGTCAACGTTTCTTTGTGTCTCATATTTCGCGTAATCTTTCTCTATGGCGTTCTTGAATGGCGCAAAATTTTGGTGGCATTTCTTTGTATTGATCTTATGCGAACTTTAttagcttgaaaaaaaaatcccctctTTTAAAATGACGCTAATAGCGCCGCAAGAAAAGATTTCCACTCATCGCAatcattttttctgcaaatgatTAACTTCGTTTAGAAATATAATACTtggtgaataaaaagaaatcgaataaaataatagaagtaaagtaaaataagatgaaattaatgaagtagaaaaagaaaagaatgaaataagtaaaaacaaagaagtaaTACTTCTGCATATTTCAAATTACTGAGAAAATTTCGATGCAGCAAAAGCAATTTTCGATATTCCAAGCCAACGATTATCCGATAATAATCGCTCATGAGACGGGCGAaaacaattagaaaaagaactctGCGATAAATTCCTTCCTAATGCTCATCACTCTTCGTTTCGAATACTATTTCGATCATTCGAATGAGTGGGTGGGGCGGGTGGTGGTGTTAGAGTTGCAACAACTTGTGCTAAATTGACACATTCTCTCGCATTATTCAATCAACACACCCACACTTCTCATCGTTTTGCCATTGAAGCTTTGTGAAATGCGAGGAAAAAAGCGATGAGTTCGTGTTAATCGTCTCGATGGACGTTTTCTGTAGTTACGGACTTAGAGACCATTTAATTAACTATTATTCATATCggaattttctttgtaatcGATCATTTTCTAACGTTAATGAGTTTTAACTTCAAACAACGCTATAATCGTTGGATTTTATGGTTCGGCTTATAGCGCATCACATATCTTTTATTCTTGAGACTTCAAGCTGGAATGGAGAAAACTATATCAGCTGTACGCTAATAGTTTGTGCGTCAATCATCAGAGATAACAGAATTTTTATTGCCGAAATTATGTCATAAACGGGTAAGGCGGAAATTTGAATCATTCCGCCCTAACaatcaatagaaaatatttgaaaatatatttgcGGACTGATTTCTACTGGATAGTAATAGTTAAAATATATATTAACAATGAATAcctaaaaaatattcaatataaaaacataataaaagaCAAATATTATAGTAATTAGCACTGATAAACCCTTTTGGATGATAGAAACGCAGACCGCTGACAGTGTAGGTCAAAATCAATAGTCTTTGATCATCTTTACTATCTATTcttgaattttaaattattttcgagAACAATAGTATAAAAAGAGGTGCCTAATGACTAGTTGAGTGGTGCTTGTGCTTTTTCGCATGCACCGACGTCATTATAAATACTGTCTGTGAATTTAATCCATTAatatataaattaattaactaaaccaaaaattataataaatgaatagcaatattataataatataaatttaaaaatttcaatagcATAGATTGTCgtatattttatcttattataactttatttattattatttattttattatttattttatttattgttgtatAGTTTGATCAATTGCTTAGGATATGGATTTAGAATAGGCCCGGAAACCGAAAGGCGAAAACCACACTCTCGGTCCttcagtttaattttttctccattgtttgttttacaacGCCCGTTTCATCTACGTTGAAATCCAATCATTGTCGAATTAGTTTTCGTTCGTATACGAATTTTATCCCCttttaattaatcaataaatcaaaatgaaaaagagaaaaaaaaaaccaatttcaGACTCACGTCCACTCTCGATACTGAGCTGTTCGAGTTGGTGTTCGGGCAGGTGTGAATTGGCTTGACCCATGTTCGTTACGTGCAGGCTTCGGCTGGACGGTTCGGTTGTGCAGTAGAAGCAGTAGCGCAAAAGCGGCGAAGTAActcgcacgcacacacacacacacacacacacacagacgtACGCACAACAACGTACACACGTTACGTGTTATCAGCACCGCCGGTGATATGCCGAGACCATGTCATCCACTTTGCGCCGAGAAAAGGGATTTCATGGAGGTGAGTTGtacatctgcaaaaaaaaaatgatacttttacaaaaaaagaaaaaaaagagcgaaaaagaacaaaaactccACCAAAAACGTTCTAACTTCTTGTAACCATTCATGTACTTCATAAATCGCGCCCTTTCTAAATCTCTTTCTAGTTTGATCGATATGCTTTATGATGCGACTATACTCTTCTTTTATGATAATTCGAAATGAGACCGCAAAGACACCAGATATTCTTAGGatgtgcgaaagttcgactttccttgaatcttggcatagagatgcaacttgttgatcgtcgaatttaagcaacagtcaagtttgttaacaatcttggctgttgcttaaattcgactatcaacaattTGCAATCCTTCGGATGGTTGTCGAGAAAAATCACGGAAGACCACTGTAGCATACAACAGTACCGTAACCCATCGATTTTTGTCGTTGGAAGACAAAATCGGTACCGCAATCTATGCACTACTCCACCCCTTTGATGtcttttgtagtgcttagtaCAGTTCTTGTGCATAAATGACAGTAAAACCAACCTCTAACAAGTGTAGTATGACCTCCATATGACGAAGAACTCGTCCATAACTGGAAAATGACACGGATAAGTCCAttgatttccagaaatatttgttatgaatgaaaaatggcaGTTGACATTACTCAGATTGTGTTATTCCTATCTTTCCGCACGTCTTTCATAATATATCCCattaataatatgaaataaaaataaaaataaaaataaaaataataataataataataataataataataataataaatcccCGTAATATGAAATAATTCTGCTCATATAAGCTCCGCCCATTTAGGTCAATCCACCTCGTACCGAGAAGGATTTCTATACCACCTACGATCCATGGGTCGGTATTGGTACAGCTATCGTATTGGCGATGTTCTTCTTTGTGGTCACCGTGAAATCATGCGTACGTTATGTGGTACGAAAATGGCGTATGCATCAATTCTACAAACGTACACCACCGCCCAACGATACGCCAGCCGACGATGATCAAGCAATCGTTGAAACGGCATGAGGTTTGTGAGAGATGTTTCTCAAACATTCTCATCTGTTATGAACGAGTTTGTAGATTCTATGCTCATTTCTTATATGATGAATGCCACAGGGCAACGCATTCATAATCTACTTCCGCTTCTTTTTCTGCATCGCAACCCATGCGCATAAATTTCCCCGAACGACCATTCTTCTTGACAAACTTGTGCACGCTGCGATGGCGATTAACAGACCAGGCATAGTGCTCAACAATAATGGATGACCGAGGGGGATCCAGGTTTTGGtcacaaaaaaatctgctttGCACTAGGAATAATGGAGCAATTAGGTGTGCTCAACAGATCATGTTGTTATCGTGCTGAAAACCTCCTAAACTAGAGATACTCTTGCAAAATTGCTGCTCTCATGCTGGTACACTTTTTTCCTACTCACATCGAAAGTagataaaatagaatatagaGTATAGAATA
This window of the Necator americanus strain Aroian chromosome III, whole genome shotgun sequence genome carries:
- a CDS encoding hypothetical protein (NECATOR_CHRIII.G9535.T1) — its product is MPRPCHPLCAEKRDFMEVNPPRTEKDFYTTYDPWVGIGTAIVLAMFFFVVTVKSCVRYVVRKWRMHQFYKRTPPPNDTPADDDQAIVETA